Proteins from one Aquila chrysaetos chrysaetos chromosome 5, bAquChr1.4, whole genome shotgun sequence genomic window:
- the LOC115341048 gene encoding translation initiation factor IF-2-like, whose amino-acid sequence MSPSLPPPPAISMVQPDTQAAAAARDGRTDGAAAGAGPRRPPGANSALRPRQGELFPLPDPSGLRPDALARRSPPLRGAGGPACRGPAGAAGGQGGRAGGRRRPASPPRTPLPRRAARRRGRGRGQACVWRGRVAAEPQGGAARAGPVPPPFLRRAGEEGG is encoded by the exons ATGAGCCCCTCTCTCCCCCCGCCTCCTGCGATCTCTATGGTTCAGCCGGACACacaggcggcggcggcggcgagggacggacggacggacggagccgcggcgggagcggggccgcggcgcCCGCCCGGCGCCAATTCCGCTCTGCGGCCTCGGCAAGGCGagctcttccccctccccgaCCCCTCCGGGCTGCGCCCCGACGCCCTCGCC CGTCGCTCTCCGCCTCTGCGGGGAGCGGGCGGACCGGCCtgccggggcccggcgggggcggcgggaggtcagggcgggcgggcgggcggccggcggcggccggcctCCCCGCCCCGCACCCCCCTTCCTCGGCGGGcggcccgccgccggggccggggccggggccaggcGTGTGTCTGGCGGGGCCGCGTGGCGGCCGAGCCGCAGGGAGGGGCGGCGCGGGCAGGTCCTGTGCCGCCGCCGTTCCTGCGGAGGGCGGGCGAGGAGGGCGGCTGA